The following coding sequences are from one Triticum dicoccoides isolate Atlit2015 ecotype Zavitan chromosome 4A, WEW_v2.0, whole genome shotgun sequence window:
- the LOC119288442 gene encoding cysteine-rich receptor-like protein kinase 10 — protein MPGAYSSSMIIIHALLLLVLIPLAAAQPWTNCGRGQGNYSAGSTYETNLLDLLGTLRHNASSSPTLFAKGSLGAAPDTAWALILCRGDVSARMCYECVTWAGHEAATACNRSRDVALCYDQCYVRLADHNFFDPNGNSGVVSSVSALGITNGDVVGYDWALTDLLSSMVKYAVDNSSRMFAMGYSAGTEPGFHAIYSAAQCAVDLSRPQCRNCLQGLMGMWRTTFLRNTRGARLAGPRCTLRSELFQFFNDRDSRFPSNTGSSGPVAVGPAAGTRVSLSLALRKR, from the exons ATGCCCGGCGCCTACTCTTCCTccatgattattattcatgctctCCTGCTCCTCGTGCTAATTCCGCTCGCCGCAGCACAGCCGTGGACCAACTGCGGCAGAGGCCAAGGCAACTACTCGGCAGGCAGCACATACGAGACCAATCTTCTAGACCTCCTCGGCACCCTCCGCCATAACGCCTCCTCGTCGCCGACCCTATTCGCCAAAGGATCCCTCGGTGCCGCGCCGGACACTGCCTGGGCCCTGATTCTCTGCCGAGGCGACGTCAGCGCCAGGATGTGCTACGAGTGCGTCACCTGGGCTGGTCACGAGGCGGCCACAGCCTGCAACCGCAGCAGGGACGTGGCCCTCTGCTACGACCAGTGCTACGTCCGCCTAGCCGACCACAACTTCTTCGACCCCAACGGCAACTCCGGCGTGGTATCGTCCGTGAGCGCTCTAGGTATCACCAACGGGGACGTCGTCGGCTACGACTGGGCCCTCACTGACCTGTTAAGCTCCATGGTGAAGTATGCGGTGGACAACTCCTCCAGGATGTTCGCCATGGGGTATTCGGCAGGGACCGAGCCGGGGTTCCACGCGATCTACTCGGCGGCGCAGTGCGCGGTGGACCTGTCGCGGCCGCAGTGCCGAAACTGCCTACAAGGCCTCATGGGCATGTGGCGGACCACGTTCCTGCGGAACACGCGGGGCGCGAGGCTGGCTGGTCCGCGCTGCACCTTGAGGTCCGAACTATTCCAGTTCTTCAATGACAGAGATTCCAGGTTCCCGTCCAACACCGGATCCTCCGGGCCCGTCGCCGTGGGACCAGCAGCTGGTACGAGAG TGAGCCTTTCTTTGGCACTCAGGAAACGATAA